In a genomic window of Plutella xylostella chromosome 16, ilPluXylo3.1, whole genome shotgun sequence:
- the LOC105394206 gene encoding uncharacterized protein LOC105394206 produces the protein MTNPNPALHLSPTMTNRRSFTADPHTVQKERLDNIEMCKLFNAENSRKSSTSKPMLHEKIPFNPRPKRAILPLNDLAVYGLNIDEARRVESIVENLYDEEPEPLEYRKLNLETVSKVEPPGAASNSTGRRFDFAPASIAGPDKPPVSEPGQPSRPGSPAVYSYQPWPKKWKHGILPYFIEPKTYDATLVERITTAFDKFEKSTCIRLQRLRKRPTDPRSMLGVEWLYIHNPFGLRQCVHSNEVLKNKGLQVVVFGYDCMSDGDIAHELMHVLGFSHEHTRPDRGQHISVLWDNIKPGYKKYFESRAEDPLMNLPYDFSSVMHYPPRAFSRNGQRTINTKPGVMIGQRDGLSETDIAKVSMVFGSECAERNRVYLISTCPSVVRSAVAPPPAVPSECDIKGYFKDRLWPFGTITYKFQSHDDFTHDELDNIRSVMRHINQETCVQFIEMGPEGIPMSTAKLNGTMDKNSETVGAEPLDKDKLEHSKPLYMVDDNEIDGVDANDTRRRVRRKADGECKHEARSGISGRRHSSGYLTFKKTQNRACKCPSSKWPSGEKIIEIDVDCFSSASDLLHLFGHILGLDHQHLQHDRDSFIHIDWAQLSTRSGLYKELKQVLPPEASAGFPYDYDSVMHYPWLQILDGTTNIMYPVWNDGWSMGNAQGLSSTDVDKINKIYQGQCADREAATRPDTSKESDEAE, from the exons ATGACAAATCCTAATCCAGCTCTACATTTGTCGCCAACAATGACTAACAGACGAAGTTTTACAGCCGACCCGCACACAGTCCAGAAAGAAAGACTGGACAACATAGAGATGTGTAAACTATTCAATGCCGAAAACTCGCGCAAGTCCTCTACTTCCAAGCCAATGCTCCACGAGAAAATACCCTTTAACCCAAGGCCAAAAAGGGCTATACTTCCACTAAACGATCTAGCTGTCTATGGTCTGAATATAGATGAAGCGAGAAGAGTGGAGAGTATCGTTGAGAACCTGTATGATGAGGAGCCAGAACCTCTCGAATATAGGAAGTTGAATCTAGAAACAGTTTCCAAGGTTGAG CCGCCCGGTGCTGCCTCCAACTCGACGGGTCGTCGGTTCGACTTCGCCCCGGCCTCCATTGCAGGGCCCGATAAACCACCAGTATCTGAACCTGGACAGCCTAGCAGACCTGGTAGCCCAGCGGTCTACTCGTACCAGCCCTGGCCCAAGAAGTGGAAGCATGGGATCCTACCGTACTTTATAGAGCCGAAGACTTATG ATGCAACACTGGTGGAGAGGATAACAACAGCTTTCGACAAGTTTGAGAAGAGTACGTGCATCCGTCTGCAGCGGCTGCGGAAGCGGCCCACGGACCCCCGCTCCATGCTGGGAGTCGAGTGGCTCTACATCCACAACCCCTTCGGCCTGCGCCAGTGCGTCCACAGCAATGAGGTCTTGAAGAACAAGGGCTTACAG GTGGTGGTGTTCGGCTACGACTGCATGAGTGACGGCGACATCGCGCACGAGCTGATGCACGTGCTGGGCTTCTCCCACGAGCACACGCGGCCAGACCGCGGCCAGCACATCTCTGTGCTGTGGGACAATATCAAACCTG GTTACAAGAAATACTTCGAGTCGCGAGCCGAGGATCCGCTGATGAACCTGCCGTACGACTTCTCCAGCGTCATGCATTACCCGCCGCGGGCGTTCTCGAGGAACGGACAGAGGACCATCAACACCAAG CCAGGAGTAATGATCGGGCAACGGGACGGGCTAAGTGAGACAGATATAGCCAAAGTGAGCATGGTGTTTGGCTCTGAATGTGCTGAGAGGAACCGGGTGTATCTGATCAGCACGTGCCCCAGTGTGGTGCGCAGTGCggtcgcgccgccgccggcggtCCCTTCCGAATGCGACATTAAAGGCTATTTCAAAGACAGACTGTGGCCCTTTGGGACTATCACTTACAAGTTCCAGTCGCATGATGATTTTA CTCATGATGAACTAGACAACATCCGATCCGTAATGAGGCACATTAATCAAGAGACATGCGTGCAATTCATCGAAATGGGACCTGAAGGAATACCCATGTCAACAGCTAAACTTAATGGGACAATGGACAAGAATTCCGAAACAGTTGGAGCTGAACCACTAGATAAAGATAAATTGGAGCATAGCAAACCGCTGTACATGGTGGATGATAATGAAATAGACGGTGTTGATGCAAATGACACTCGTCGACGAGTGCGAAGGAAGGCTGACGGAGAATGTAAACATGAGGCTCGTAGCGGTATCTCTGGGCGGCGCCATAGTTCAGGGTATCtgacttttaaaaaaacacaaaatcgAGCATGCAAATGTCCGAGTTCTAAGTGGCCTTCTGGAGAAAAA ATAATCGAGATCGACGTAGACTGCTTCAGCTCGGCGAGCGACCTCCTGCACCTGTTCGGACACATCCTGGGGCTGGACCATCAGCACTTGCAACACGACAGAGACTCGTTCATACACATCGACTGGGCCCAACTATCAACTAGATCAG gtCTCTACAAAGAGCTGAAGCAAGTGCTGCCCCCGGAGGCATCGGCGGGGTTCCCCTACGACTATGACAGCGTCATGCACTACCCCTGGCTGCAGATACTGGACGGCACCACCAACATCATGTACCCGGTTTGG AACGACGGCTGGTCCATGGGCAATGCGCAGGGCCTCAGCTCCACCGATGTGGACAAGATCAACAAGATCTACCAAGGACAGTGTGCCGACAGGGAGGCAGCAACACGACCTGACACAAGCAAAGAAAGCGACGAAGCAGAATAG